A window of the Arachis duranensis cultivar V14167 chromosome 5, aradu.V14167.gnm2.J7QH, whole genome shotgun sequence genome harbors these coding sequences:
- the LOC107490752 gene encoding uncharacterized protein LOC107490752 — MKRSISEAFRGSITENKDAEQFLKDNEKFFIKNEKAEASSLFNKLVSMSLSYAPVDTWWVDSAATTHPFPTVSWNRQRYFITFIDNYSRYGYLYLIHENSQVLDVFKSFKVEAELQLGKKIKAVKSNRGGEYYKDTTVQVFVPIIVQDTVIVQEQNENPTVDPVTVQENNENIVVAQDTATTQKIMRIFLNPNLYNKLNNLTKCHYSLRRSNREKKIIYGLKQASRQWYHKFIKSLPYGFEVNIIDEYVYRKFSGSKHIFLVLYVDDILLASNDKGLLHETKKFLSNKFEMKDFGDASFALGIEILRYCSQSILGLSQKNYIEKILSRYGMERCRPMDTLVTKEDKFSIKQCPKNDLERTAMHDKPYA, encoded by the exons ATGAAACGCTCAATTTCTGAGGCGTTTCGGGGCTCAATTACTGAGAATAAAGATGCCGAACAGTTCCTGAAAGATAATGAAAAATTCTttattaagaatgaaaaggCGGAAGCAAGTAGCCTTTTCAACAAACTTGTCTCCATGAG TTTAAGTTATGCACCTGTTGATACTTGGTGGGTAGATTCTGCTGCAACTACTCAT CCCTTCCCTACTGTCTCTTGGAATAGACAACGGTACTTTATTACGTTCATAGATAATTACTCTCGTTATGGGtatctatatttaattcatgaaaatTCCCAAGTTTTGGATGTTTTCAAGTCTTTCAAAGTTGAAGCTGAACTTCaacttggaaagaaaattaaagctgtCAAATCTAATCGTGGTGGTGAATACTACAAAGATACGACGGTTCAG GTCTTTGTACCTATTATTGTTCAAGACACAGTTATAGTACAAGAGCAGAATGAGAATCCTACTGTAGATCCAGTTACAGTACAAGAGAACAATGAGAATATCGTTGTTGCTCAAGATACTGCTACAACACagaaaataatgagaatttttCTCAATCCCAATCTATACAACAAGCTTAATAACCTCACGAAGTGTCATTACTCATTAAGGAGATccaatagagaaaaaaaaatcatatatggTCTCAAACAAGCTTCCCGTCAATGGTATCATAAGTTCATCAAGTCATTACCTTATGGTTTTGAGGTAAATATCATAGATGAATATGTATACCGCAAGTTCAGTGGGAGTAAACACATCTTTTTGGTcttatatgttgatgatattcTACTTGCCAGTAACGATAAAGGCTTGTTGcatgaaactaaaaaatttctATCTAACAAATTCGAAATGAAAGATTTTGGTGATGCCTCTTTTGCATTAGGAATTGAGATACTAAGATATTGCTCTCAAAGTATTCTTGGATTATCACAAAAGAACTATATCGAAAAGATTTTAAGTAGATATGGTATGGAAAGATGCAGACCAATGGACACACTCGTAACTAAAGAAGACAAGTTCAGTATCAAGCAATGCCCTAAAAATGATCTTGAGAGGACAGCAATGCATGATAAACCTTATGCATGA
- the LOC107490815 gene encoding probable hexosyltransferase MUCI70, with product MSNGSLEFRSASYGSLEKQLQLQQNGVVVSAIQSARKPSKMLKEKERLFLWICKLAGRRKVGMLILSLISAAVFVWVLYVGKGDSPEGNRASDISVKGSISISDSPSTISTANIMGFATNLVLPPPPPSHFLGYTLPPGHPCNSFTLPPPPADPKRSGPRPCPVCYLPVEEAIALMPKFPSPSPIIQNLTYIWEENLSRDGEFGGSDFGGYPTLKQRSDSFDIRESMSVHCGFVKGPKPGRNTGFDMDEDDLYHMEQCRGVVVASAIFGNFDAINEPSNVSNYSKKTVCFLMFIDEETEKAWRASGLLGINKRIGLWRIIVARNIPYTDARRTGKIPKLLIHRMTPNARYSIWLDGKLELVVDPYQILERFLWRRNATFAISRHYKRFDVFVEAEANKAAGKYDNASIDFQIDFYKKEGLTPYTEAKLPRIISDVPEGCVIVRELVPISNLFTCLWHNEVDRFTSRDQISFAIVRDKLLSRVDFHFAMFLDCERRNFVVQKYHMDLLLERQSPPDSAAVSPPPPLTPSLPPPLPVLETHPRRVVIPTVRGGPWRGPWKGPWRGPVRRVRRRRPRVVYGNRYIAGTQ from the exons ATGAGTAACGGTTCGTTGGAGTTTCGTTCTGCGAGTTATGGTTCTTTGGAGAAGCAGCTGCAACTGCAACAGAACGGAGTTGTTGTTTCAGCTATTCAATCAGCGCGTAAGCCTTCCAAGATGctcaaagaaaaagagagactCTTCCTTTGGATCTGCAAGCTCGCCGGCAGGAGGAAGGTCGGAATGCTcatcctctctctcatctccgcCGCCGTTTTCGTCTGGGTTCTCTACGTTGGAAAAG GTGATTCGCCAGAAGGGAATAGGGCAAGTGACATCAGTGTTAAGGGGAGTATTTCTATAAGTGATTCACCATCTACGATCTCTACGGCGAATATCATGGGCTTCGCCACGAATTTGGTGTTACCCCCTCCTCCCCCTAGCCATTTTCTGGGTTACACTCTTCCTCCTGGCCATCCATGTAATAGTTTCACTCTTCCTCCACCACCAGCAGATCCGAAGCGTAGTGGGCCGCGGC CATGCCCTGTATGTTACCTTCCCGTTGAAGAAGCCATTGCACTTATGCCGAAGTTTCCCTCACCTTCTCCAATAATTCAGAATCTAACATATATCTGGGAGGAAAATCTAAGCAGAGATGGGGAGTTTGGTGGTTCAGACTTTGGTGGATACCCCACTTTGAAGCAGAGAAGTGATTCTTTTGATATACGAGAGTCAATGAGTGTGCACTGTGG ATTTGTAAAAGGACCTAAACCTGGCCGCAACACAGGATTTGACATGGATGAAGACGACCTATATCATATGGAGCAGTGCCGTGGTGTAGTTGTTGCATCAGCCATATTTG GAAATTTTGATGCGATAAATGAGCCATCAAACGTTAGTAACTATTCAAAGAAGACAGTATGCTTCCTTATGTTTATAGATGAAGAAACAGAAAAAGCTTGGAGGGCATCTGGCCTACTGGGGATCAACAAAAGGATTGGATTATGGAGAATTATTGTTGCTCGTAATATTCCTTACACAGATGCAAGGCGCACAGGAAAG ATTCCAAAGCTTCTGATTCATAGGATGACTCCAAATGCCCGGTACTCTATATGGCTTGATGGGAAGCTTGAGCTTGTTGTTGATCCATATCAAATACTTGAAAGGT TTTTGTGGAGGAGGAATGCAACTTTTGCAATATCTAGACATTATAAACGctttgatgtatttgttgaggCCGAGGCAAACAAAGCTGCTGGAAAGTATGATAATGCCTCTATTGACTTTCAGATAGACTTTTACAAGAAAGAGGGACTGACTCCATACACAGAAGCAAAACTTCCTCGTATAATAAGCG ATGTTCCTGAAGGATGTGTAATTGTACGAGAGCTCGTTCCTATTAGCAACCTCTTTACCTGTCTTTGGCACAATGAAGTTGACCGATTTACTTCAAGGGACCAGATTAGTTTTGCAATTGTCAGAGACAAACTCCTGTCCAGGGTTGATTTTCATTTTGCCATGTTCCTGGATTGTGAAAGGCGCAACTTTGTAGTTCAG AAATACCACATGGATCTACTACTAGAGCGCCAGTCTCCACCAGACTCTGCTGCAGTGAGTCCTCCCCCACCACTTACACCATCTCTGCCACCTCCATTGCCGGTGCTTGAAACTCATCCTCGAAGGGTTGTGATTCCAACAGTTAGGGGAGGTCCTTGGCGAGGACCCTGGAAAGGCCCTTGGCGAGGCCCTGTAAGGCGTGTAAGAAGGCGCCGTCCCAGAGTTGTGTATGGAAATAGATACATTGCAGGAACTCAATAG